A genomic segment from Salmo trutta chromosome 38, fSalTru1.1, whole genome shotgun sequence encodes:
- the LOC115178084 gene encoding zinc finger protein 835, protein MDNASMPPSTLPESPGRTSSGITLLLGLKRVSVLLVDCRKTLRPSGTRRGRGGGGEEEEGDLTHQSERRDYLGSSGEPQQHHDADEAEKSLSRSELLNKHQQRPTGKKPHCCSDCGKLCKSLSELKIHQLVNTGNKPHLFSDCGKSFSTPQSLQYHQGIHTGERTYGCDVCGMTFTTSSELILHQRTHNHTHSREPYHCSDRGKRFVSSSSLKQHQRKCSGEKPYNCDVCGNYCVTSASLAVHRRTHTGERPFLCSDCGKSFVRSEHLKSHQRTHTLAKPYVCDQCGNRFTQIGTLASHQRTHTGEKPYSCDQCGKKFTQSGSLTIHKLTHTRERPHHCSDCGKSFTFIGTLIRHKRIHTGEKPYGCAVCGKGFTTSGNLISHQRTHTGEKPYGCAVCGKRYSDSRYLIKHQKIHAGDPQSVE, encoded by the exons ATG GACAACGCTAGCAtgcccccctccaccctcccagaGTCCCCGGGTCGTACCTCTTCTGGTATCACCTTACTGCTGGGTCTGAAGAGGgtgtctgtgctgctggtggactgcaggaaaacactGAGGCCGAGCGGAActagaagaggaagaggaggaggaggagaggaggaagagggagatttgacacatcaaa GTGAGAGACGTGACTATCTTGGATCCTccggggagcctcaacaacatcatgatgctgacgaggcagagaagagtctctccagatcagaactcctcaataaacaccagcagagacctacagggaagaaacctcactgctgctctgattgtgggAAACTTTGCAAATCTTTATcggaacttaaaatacaccagctaGTAAACACAGGAAATAAACCTCACCTCTtttctgactgtgggaagagtttttcaaCACCACAGTCATTACAATATCACCAAGGAATTCATACTGGAGAGAGAACCTATGGCTGTGATGTATGTGGAATGACCTTTACCACCTCGAGTGAACTGattttacaccagagaacacacaacCACACGCATTCCAGAGAGCCATACCACTGCTCCGACCGTGGGAAGAGATTTGTTTCATCGAGCAGTCTAAAACAACACCAGAGAAAATGctcaggagagaagccttataacTGTGACGTGTGTGGGAATTATTGTGTTACGTCAGCATCTCTGGCTGTACACCGGCGAACCCACACCGGAGAAAGACCTTTCCTCTGCTCCGACTGTGGCAAGAGTTTTGTTAGGTCAGAAcatttaaaatcacaccagagaacgcacacacTAGCCAAGCCGTATgtctgtgatcagtgtgggaacaGATTCACTCAAATCGGTACTCTGGCTTCACACCAGAGaactcacactggagagaaaccttatagctgtgatcaatgtgggaagaaattCACTCAGTCAGGAAGCCTGACTATACACAAGCTAACGCACACTCGAGAGAGGCCTCACCACTGCTccgactgtgggaagagtttcactttTATTGGGACTTTAATACGCCACAAgcgaatccacacaggagagaaaccttatggctgtgctGTATGTGGGAAAGGTTTTACTACATCAGGCAActtgatatcacaccagagaacacacacaggagagaaaccttatggctgtgctGTATGTGGGAAAAGATACTCTGATTCAAGATacctgattaaacatcagaaaatacatgcaggagatccacagagtgtagaatga